TACCTTTTAAAACAATTTTAACAGAGGGAGGAACCTTAAACCATATCTTACCATAAGCCCAAGCATGAGCAATATCCTGATCACCCATTCCCTGGCCAAAAGCACCTATTGCTCCAAGAATATTTGCATGAGAATCAGTAGAAACAATGGTTCCACCAGGTTTAGCTATTCCTTCATCAATAACAATATGGGTTCCTATTCCTTTGTCAATGTCAAAAACTTTTATACCATTTTTACGTGCAAAAAAACGGCAGATTTGTTGATTAACAGCATATTTCTGATCACAACCACCAGGGTTGCAATCAAATGTGAAAAATGTTTTTTTAGGATCATCAATTGATAAATTATTTTCTTCTAAATTTTTTACAACATTTGCTCCCCCAAAATCTCTTGCTATACGAACATCAATATCAATATCAATTATGTCACCTACCTCTGCTTTATCTTTACTATGGTTTTCAAAAATTTTTTGAATAATTGTTTTACCTATTGAAATCACCCTCTTAAAAAATTATTTAGGAATATCTCTTTCTTCTGGACCATTATATTCACAATCTGTTTTAAAAATTTCTCTCATTGGTTTAAACTCTGTTTGCTCTTCATAAACATGAGCAATTAATCCTGCTACACGACCTAGTATAAAAAAAGCTTTTCCTAGCCTCCAGTCAAAACCCATATCCGAAGAAATTGCAGCAATTGCTCCATCAACATTAATAGGAAGCTTCTTACCTGTTTGATTTTCAAGTTCTTTTTCTATTTCCTTTGATAATTTTATGTGATTGCCTGTAATTTTTAATTCATCTGCAAGTAAAAACAGTTTTTTTGTGCGAGGATCAGATGTATGAACTCTATGACCAAAACCCAAAATCCTTTTATGATTTTCTATTGATTCTTTAACTAGTATTTTTGCAATATCGTTTATTGTTTTACCCTCATTTTTCATTCTAGTTACTCCTTCTTGTAAAAATTTTGCACCTTTTTCAATAGCACCACCATGAGCATCCCCAATGGATAAAACACCTGCAGCTACAGCTGTTGGCAAGGGCACATCAGCTGATGCAACTATTCTTGAAGCCATGGAGGAAGGAGGAGTTACACCATGATCAATACAGGATGTTAGTATTGCATCCATCATTCTCCCATGTTCTCTAGAAGGAAGATCACCTTTTAAAAGAAGATAGACAACACTGGGAAAAGCAATGTTACCTATCAAATCTTCTTGACGATAACCTCTGGTAACTAAATGATTTGGTTCAACCTTTGTTATTTTTGTAACCCATTTCATTTACATCACATCTTTACTTTTTTTATAACATCTAATAATGTTCCGTCAAACCATTTTGTTATACCAACTATTTCGTCAGTTAGTTCAAGCTTTTGTGGACCCCCTGTTGCATCATAAGCAATGTCTTTTAATTCCTCAATGTTAACAAGATCTATTTTTCCTTTAACTTTTTCAATAATATCTTTTCTTTTAGGGTTAATCGCAATTCCCTGGTTTGTCACAACAGCATCAACAACATCACCTGGAGTTGAAATAGTTGTTACTTTTTCCCTTACAATTGGATTTGTTTTCCTAAAAATCGGGCATGTTATTATTGTGAGTTTCGCAGCAGCAGCTGTGTCCTGATGCCCGCCGATTCCATGCAACAACCTACCATCACTATGAGTGTTAACATTAACATTAAAATTTATGTCTACCTCAGTCCCACCCAAAACAACTGTATCCAAACCATCTATAGTTCTACCTTTTGATGTTGGATCTGCATAATGCCCAATATCTGCGGGAAGACCTAAATCATTTTGTATAAATTTTACTGAATAATCATCAAAAACTTGAGAATAATAAATATTTTTAACCCTACCTGCTTTATAAATATCTATTATTAATTTTGTTAAACCACCTGTTGCGCAAGAAGCAACCACGTCTTTTTCTTCTAATCTTTCACCTAGAAATTTCATTGCAGCAAGAGATATCCCACCAGCTCCTGACTGAAAAACCATACCATTTTTTATTAAAC
The DNA window shown above is from Candidatus Thermoplasmatota archaeon and carries:
- a CDS encoding citryl-CoA lyase, giving the protein MKWVTKITKVEPNHLVTRGYRQEDLIGNIAFPSVVYLLLKGDLPSREHGRMMDAILTSCIDHGVTPPSSMASRIVASADVPLPTAVAAGVLSIGDAHGGAIEKGAKFLQEGVTRMKNEGKTINDIAKILVKESIENHKRILGFGHRVHTSDPRTKKLFLLADELKITGNHIKLSKEIEKELENQTGKKLPINVDGAIAAISSDMGFDWRLGKAFFILGRVAGLIAHVYEEQTEFKPMREIFKTDCEYNGPEERDIPK
- a CDS encoding citrate lyase subunit alpha; translation: MSLKPFTGAKKYGYASKVTSLINALKNCGIKNGDTISFHHQLRNGDNVVNLTLEAIKNLGIKNIRMAQTAMFDAHNPVIDYIKDGVIIRIEGSINGTVGDYISKNPLQYPVVLRSHGGRWAAVKKGELHPNIAVIAASAADERGNCTGVIGDSAFGPISYSQIDAMHADHVIVVTDNVVDYPCKYQEIQEGFVDYVAEVDCIGDPKKIMSGTTKITEEPEKLKIARDCVELMDAAGLIKNGMVFQSGAGGISLAAMKFLGERLEEKDVVASCATGGLTKLIIDIYKAGRVKNIYYSQVFDDYSVKFIQNDLGLPADIGHYADPTSKGRTIDGLDTVVLGGTEVDINFNVNVNTHSDGRLLHGIGGHQDTAAAAKLTIITCPIFRKTNPIVREKVTTISTPGDVVDAVVTNQGIAINPKRKDIIEKVKGKIDLVNIEELKDIAYDATGGPQKLELTDEIVGITKWFDGTLLDVIKKVKM